In the genome of Candidatus Desulfatibia profunda, the window ATCCCCGGGAGACGACCCCTCCAATCCTGTACTCGCCTCCTTTCATATGTTCGATTTCATCGGCGGAAGATACAGTGTCACTTCAGCCGTAGGCGGCGTGCCCCTGAGCCTCTATTTGGGGTATGAGCGTTTTGAAGCGTTTTTAAAAGGCGCCGAAGCCATGGATCAGCACGCCCATGATTTACCTGCGGAAAAAAATATCCCCCTGATAGCCGCTTTGATTTCGATCTGGAACAACAACTTTCTGGGGTATCCTGCCCAGGCCGTCATACCCTATGCAGCTCCTTTGTCCAAACTGGCAGCCCACATCCAGCAACTTAGCATGGAAAGCAACGGCAAATCGGTTACCAAAGAGGGCAACAGGCTGGATGAACCTGCCGGCGGCATTATCTTCGGAGAACCTGGTACCAATGCCCAGCACTCGTTTTTTCAACTGGCCCACCAGGGACGTCCCTTCCCCATCGAATTTATCGGCATCATCCGGCCCCAGTACGATCAGTACCGGAACCTGTCCAAAGGGGTCACCAACCACCAGGAACTGTGGTCGAATCTGATCGCACAGCCGGCCGCCCTGGCAATCGGCAAGGAGGACCCGAATCCGGCCAAATCTTTTGCCGGCAACAGACCGTCATCCACCCTGCTGCTGAACGACCTGTCAGCGGAGAGTATCGGGCGCCTTCTGGCATTTTATGAAGCCAAAACGGTCTTTGAAGCCTTTATCTGGGGGATTAATCCCTTTGACCAGTTCGGGGTGGAGCTTGGTAAAACCCTGGCAACAGGGATTCGCAAGCAGACGGCGGCCAAAAATCAAAACAGCGAACATTGCTTTGAAGGCCTGGATCCCATTACCGAATTTTATCTGAACACCCTGTTTTCCGGCAGAATTTAGCGACTCGGTTCCGAATTTTGTGTTTTTTTGTCGTAAAAGGAAAATCGATCACGAAAACACGAAATAGGGAAAGCACGAAATTTAATATTTTTTCGTATTTTCGTGCTTTCGTGATAAAATTTTCTTCTTTTCCGGTTTATTTTGGAAAGCGGTAAATCACCGCGCCCCAGGTCAATCCGGCGCCCAGCGCCAGAAACATCACCGTGCTGCCCCTGCCGATTATATTTTTTTCAATGGCTTCGTCCAGGGCAATGGGGATGCTGGCTGCGGTGGTATTGCCGTATTGCTGGATATTGTGAAATACTTTTTCTTCAGGCAAACTCATGGCCTTGGCAAAGGCCTGATTGATGCGCAGATTGGCCTGGTGCGGAATGAACAGATCGATATCGTCGATGGACAAACCGGCCGCTTTTGTGGTTGCTTCGGCCACCTGGGGGAGCCTCCTGACCGCGGTTTTGAACACCGCCCGGCCGTCCATGAACGGATAATGGCGGCCTTCCTTGATCATTTCCGCGTTAATTGAAGGATTTAACTTATGGGACGGCACTTCCACCGTCAAAATGTCCGCGAACTCACCCTGGGAATGAAGCCGGGCGGCAACAATGCCCACCGCTTCGTCGGTTTCAACACCTTCCAGGCAGACGGCGCCGGCGCCGTCACCGAATATTACGGCAACGTCCCGTCCGCGCGTGGAAATATCGAGTCCGGTACTGTGCACTTCAGCACCGACAAATAAAATTCGGTTGAAATAGCCGCTGCGAATAAATGCATCCGCCGTTGCCAATCCGTATAAAAACCCCGTGCATTGCTGGCGGATATCAAGGGCCGGTGTGGTTTCAAGCCCCAGTTTGTGCTGTAAAAGACACCCTGATCCTGGAAAAAAAATATCCGGACTGAGTGTGCCGAAAATAATAAGATCAATATCTTCGGGTTGCCACCCTGCTCGCTCCAGGGCAATTTTGGCAGCCTCAAGACCAAGATCCGAAGATCCGACCCCGCCGGCTTCAGGAATCCAGTGCCGTTTTTCGATACCGGTACGCTGGCGGATCCATTCATCCGATGTGTCCATCCACTGTTCCAGATCATGGTTGGTAACGACACGGGGCGGCAGAAAGCGTCCGGTACTTTTTATGATGGACTTTTTCATGGTTGTTATTCCTTAAATTCCCACAGGGCGTCCCGCAGCCCCGAAGTCCGCTCAATTTTACGCGATACGGCGGCCTTGATAATGTCTGCGGTCCCCCATATCGAAATGGTCTGCCTGGCCCTTGTGATTGCCGTGTAGAACAGTTCGCGTGTCAGTACCGGATAATCCCTTTCCGGCAGAACCAGCAGAACGTCATCAAACTCAGAGCCCTGGCTTTTGTGAACGGTCATGGCAAAAACCGTTTCGTGCTCGGAAAGTCTGTGAGGTAAAAATCGCCTGGGTTGGCCGGAGGCTCCGGAAAAATAAACATATAGTTCTTCCCGGCCGCCTGCTTCCGGGGCCGGAAGGGTGATCCCCATATCGCCATTAAACAGGCCCAGGTTATAATCATTGCGAGTGATCATAACCGGTCTTCCCGCATACCATTCTTGCTTTGGCCTTATCAAACCTTCCCGGCCCAACACCTGTTCCGCCAGCCTGTTGAGCGCAATAACCCCCAAGGGTCCGATGTTTACGGCACATAATATCTTGAAGCGCTCAAAGCGTTCAAGGGCTGTATGGGGATCAGCGGTTTCAAGATATTCTGAATAACCTTGGATCAACCTTTTTGCAAGGGTCTGAAGCAGCTCTTTCCGATCCGACATCTCTTGCCATAAGATATGCGCCTGGGAAGCTCTTAGCACACTAAAAACCTTTTCAACGTCCCCCTGATTCACGCTTCGGCTGAATTTGCCGATGGCGCTGCTTTCTGCAAATCGAAAGCTTTTTGTTAATAGCGCGATACAATCCTGCAGTCCGGGTCCTGTTTGATCATGCTCGCTGTTCAGATTGAATTCTTCCCGGGTGATTTGTTCTAGCCGTTTACGAAATGGCAGCGAAAAACCGTGGACATTGTTGCGGTCGCAAATGTCGCCCAGAACGGAACCTGCCTCGACCGAAGCAAGCTGATCCTTATCTCCGATGAGGATCAGTCTGGCTTCGATCGGTACGGCCGCCAGGAGTTTTGACATCAGAGCCAGATCGACCATAGACGCCTCGTCCACCACCACGATGTCAGCGGGCAGCGGATTTTCGGCATTATAAAAAAAGTACCTGGACCCCTGCTTCGATTTCAGCATGCGGTGAATCGTATACGATTCAGAGGGTATGGCATCAATGACTTCTTGGCGACAGTTCAATGTTTTTTTTGTGGCCTTAATCGATTCGGAAAGTCTGGCAGCGGCTTTTCCGGTCGGTGCGCACAGAAAGATCTCAAGCCCGCCGGTCTGCTCTAACAGCAATGCCAGGATTTTTGCCACCGTAAAGGTTTTTCCGGTTCCCGGCCCGCCGGAGATCACACAGAACTTTTTCAACGTGGCGGTAAGGGCCGCCACTTTCTGCCAATCGGTACCTTCCTGGGAAACCATGGGAAAAAGTCTTTGTAAGCCGTCTTGTAACAAAGGTATATTGATCGGATCGATATCCTTTTGAACTCGTTTAATGACGGACTCCGAAAGTTTTTTTTCATATTCCCAATAGCGATAAAGGTACAGTCTGTTTTTCTCGTCGAGTATCAGGGGACGAAACTCTCCGGAACTTCCCACCACAGGACTTGCGCGGAGTTTTTCAGTCCAGACGGAAAGCGGCGGATATTTCAGCCCGATTGCGCCATCCTGGTTTTCAAACAAAGGCGTTTCCACCACCGCAGCCAGATCTAAATATACATCGCCGGTTCCAGTTACATGGCTTGCCAGTGCCGCTCCCAGAAAAATATATGGATCATCTTGGCGGCAAAGGCCGGTGATAAAGCGTGCGAAATGGAAGTCGATATCGTTAAAAATTCCATTATCATATAAGTCTTTTAGATTAATATTGTTCATGTTGTCGCCGTCGGATGATCCCGTTGTAAACCGTGAAGAACTCGTGCCCAAGTGCTCATAAAACCGAACAGATTTTTTTTGGTTATCCCGTTATCCCGTTCGCCGGTTGGCCGGTTGATTCGATTTAAACAGTTTTAATAAAGATCCTTATTTGCAGATGTTGGTGAATACGCCGTCAGCCTGTCTTATCCAGACGGGACAACGGGCAAACTGGCAAACGGGCTAACCAGTTATTCACACTCAAACAGCTTCACGCTTTACAACGGAATCATCTTTCATAGAAAATAGCCGGGTTAGCCTCCGGGGATCAGGGCCCTGCCCAGTGCAGCGATCGTATCCGCAGCAGGCAGGTCCTTGTAAATTCCGAAATCCGGCCCGAAATCAGGATCAACGCCACGGATAAATATGTAAAAAACACCGCCGAAATCGGTTTCATACCTGTAACCCGGCACCCTGCTCTGCAAGTACCGGTGAAGTGCGAGCGTATATAAATGATATTGCAGGATGTAATAGTCGTTGTGCATGGTTTGATTCAAGGCGGCTCTATCGTAATTTTCAAGTCGCGAACCCAAAAAATTCGATTTCCAGTCCACCAAAAAATAACGGCCCTTGGCATGCAAGACCAGGTCGATATACCCCTTCATAAAACCCTTGGCCAGCGGAAACGACAGTTTATCAATCCGCTGGGGAAAATCGGCGGAAATATCAACGCCGGCACGGGTCTTGAAAATCGTCTTCAGTGTTTGAGGGGTTATCGATTTTAATGGAAAATAAAATTCCATCTCATTAATCCGGTCCTGGCATTGAACACTGGAGAGGGTTAACGGCGTTGTGCCCGACGGCAGTGGGGTTACCAGGACTTTTTGTATCATGGTATTGACAGGTGCCTGCCAGTTGGCATCAAATCCATATGCCTTCAGCTTGTCGGTCACCAGTTTTTTGCGTTGGTCGGGATCGTTTGATGCAAAATCAAGATGCTCGAAGATGTCGTGAAAAAAAAGTCCGGTTCTGGTTCCCGCCGGAAATGAAAAGATATCGGCATTTTCGGGAACATCCCGCCGATATGCCGGGATGTTCCGGCTGGCATCGCCATAGGTGTCACGATCCGGCAGCGCTTGATCAAAGGACCGTTTCGATATCAGGTATGAGTAACTCGCCACCTTCCAGGTGGTGTCGATGTTTCCTGTAAATTGCCTGCAAAAGCGTTTTTGCCCACGTGCCTTGCGAGGATGATATTCTTGGTGGGTTTCAAGCGGCATGGAAACAAGTTCAATGCTCCCTTCTGATCGATTTGCCAGATGTTCAAGGTCAGCCATAAACTCTTGGCTTTTTTTGATTGAAATCCCGGATTTCATCAAGGCAGACACAATATCATCACCGCTGGCGCCGTCCGCATGGGTCCGGTCGCAGTGAAACAGGTAGGCCAAAGCGGACGTTTGGGCTGTTTTAAAGGATCCCCATACCAGATAGCATCGTTTTTTTGCACGGGTTAAAGCAACGTAAAGCAATCTTAAGTTTTCCGCCAGAAGCTCATTTTGAGCCTGAACACGATGACGGCTGTTTGGGCCGGCGTCAATATCGAGCGTCAGTGTATTGTTTTCGGTATTTTCATGAAAAGAAACTTCTTTGCGCTTGATTAAAGAGCCATCCCATCCAAACGGACAAAAAACAACCGGAAATTCCAGCCCTTTGCTTTTATGGATCGTAATGATCTTAACGGCATGCTCGTCGCTTTCCAGACGCAACTGGTGCACTTCCGATTCGGATAATACGGCTTGTGTTTGTTCGGACAACCATCTGATAAGGCCGGTAATTCCCAGCTTTTTTGAAATCGATTCCTGGTGGAGAATTTCCGCCAGGTGGAGAACATTCGTCAGTCTCCTGTCACCATCCGGAAATGACAGCAGACGTCCCCTCACCTTTTCCCCGGCCGTCATCAGACGAAACATTCTGATGAAACCGTATTGCTGCCATACCTGAAAATATTCCCTGAAGGCGCCAAGTCGCGCCTGCCACCAGTGCGCCTCTTCAGATCCCAGGTCGAGTTCTTGTCCGGAAACTCCCATCATGTCGGTTACAAGGGCCGACCGAAACAGGCGTTCATTGACAGGTTCGGAAATGCTCGCCAAGATCCTTTCCATCTCCAGGGCTTCATGGGTATCAAAAACGTTTCCGGCGCCATAGATAACAGCGGGAATCCGTTTGGCTGCAAGGTGTGTTTTGATAACTTTTGCCTGCCGGTTTGTGCGAACAAGGACGGCGATGTCACCGGACTTGATATCAACGGTTTCATGATCAGATGCGCCCCCGGGGTCCGCGGCCATAAGACGGGAAATTTCAGCGGCAACCGCTGCTGCGATCAACTCTATGGCCTCGGTTTTATTTAGGGATGTTGCTTTATCAAATGGCAGATACCATAATGTTAACGGCGCGTTCCCTGTAACCGCTTTGCTTTTTTCTCCGGGGATACCTTCTTCAAACGGTATCTTTTTAAATATGAACGGTGTTTGAACATTTGAAAAAATCGTGTTGACCGCTTTGATCAGCGCCGGCGTTGAGCGCCAGTTTTCGATCAGGGTGTATTTTGAATCCGCCTGGCGCGCCGCCTTCATGTAAGAAAAGATATCAGCGCCTCTGAAGCTGTATATGGATTGCTTGGGATCGCCGATCATAAACAGGGCGTTTTGTTTTGAAGCAAAGAGCCTGGAAAAAATTTCATATTGAACCGAATCCGTATCCTGAAATTCATCCACAAGGGCAGCCCTGTATTTATTCGCAATAGCGGCGGCAAGCGCGTTTCCGCCTTTATCTTCAAGGGCTCTTTTTACCATCAGCAAAAGATCGTCAAAAAATTGGATGTTCGCTTGTTTTTTCCTGGCCGACAGTTCTGTTTCTACAAATTTGAAACATTCGGATTTAAGAAACAGAAGATACCTTTCCATTTCCTTTTCCAGGCCAACACCTTTTTGATAGAGTTCTTCACAAAAATCAAATAGCTCGTGCGATGGCGGGGTGTGGTTTTTTCGAGTGGATGTGATTAGTTTTGTAACGGTAAATTTTTCAAAATTTTCAAACAACGGGAACCCCGTGCATTTGGCATCAACGTATCTGTCCATGGCTTCCGCCATGGAGACAACTTTCAGGTCTCTAGCGGAAACACCGGGCTGCTCCGCCTTTGTTTTGATACTGCCGTAAACCTTTTCATTCAACGCCGCAGCCTTTAACAACTGCATCACCCCGGTGCGTGAAACCGGCCACAGGTCTTTCAGTGTATTGAATATCTTTCTAAAATCATCCAGAGAGGTTAGAGCAGGCTGCTCCACATCCGGAACAATTTTTATTTCCGGTGCTTTTTTTTGGTCCAGCAGCCTTAAAAAAAATTCCGGGCCGGATATCTTTTGAAGGGCGTAGCTTATAAATTCCGGCGGCAGCGTGTAAAAACGATTTCTCCAGAAGTCATCAACGATCTCCTGGGTCAAATCGGAAGGGTCGGTCACAAGTTCCGTATCGAATAAGCTTTGAGCCTCAAAGGCGTTCTCCTGCAATATCCGCTGGCAAAAACCGTGTATGGTAAAGACGGCGGATTTGTCAAAATCGAAAAGAGCGTCTTGAATCAATTGAACGGCCAACGGCGGATTATCGTGTTTTTTCACAATAGTGTCGACAAAATCGTCCGTACTTGACCCGCTTAAAAATGCCGATTTTGCCTGAAGGAGCTTATTGCGGATTCGGTCCTTGATTTCCGCAGTTGCCGCCTTGGTAAAGGTAACTACCAGTATCTGGCCCGGCAAGAGACGTTCTTCGAGGATCAGCCTTAAATAAAGCCCGGCGATGGTATATGTCTTGCCCGTACCTGCGCTTGCTTCAATGAGAAAGGTGCCGGCAAGGGGGGAATTGGCCAAATCAAATGGTTTCATGTGGCTGAGGAATTGACGGTATCAATAAAGTCGCTTTGATAGAAAGAGCCATGGACAAGAAAATTCCCGCCATGGCTCGTGAAAAAGCCGGGCTAAGAACCCGCGCTAATCCTGATATTTCACGGGCTAGAAACTTATGGTGACGGCTGCATAGGGTCCGGAGGTGCTATAATTGGCTTCAACATCGTCAAGGTCAAAGTCGATCGTAAAGAAGCGGTATCCGCCGTGGATGTCAAGAAAAGGAAATGGCGTATAAGAAATTTCGGCCTGGCCGTCCAATATTTTGTTACCGCTGTAGCCGATTCCCGTAATTAGCAGCCGGGCCTCCAGAATATCGGCCAAAAGGCCTGCATGAAAATTGACACCCAGCATGGGAATCGGGGCGGAAAAATCCGTACTGGTGCTTTGAGTGGTGGACCTAATACCGACGCTGCCGTCGAAATATTTGATTTTACCCACAAGCCCTATGGAAAACCCGGCCAAAATGTTTTCCAGGTCCAGCAGGTCATACATGTACATGAAATCATAGACATCATATTTCAGGTTGGTGTTGATCAAGGTATTCGCATTGAATGTCAGGCCGTTAAAGTTGACAGTTTTGGAAAGAACCTTGCTGCCGTCGTAATCTGCGCTGTAATATGAGAAGCTTAGGTGATGATTCCCGAGTCCGGCAAAAATCTCGATCACGGGATAAGATTCGTCAGCCATTCCCAAATCATCTTCTATATCAATGGTGGTGCCTGTTATTCCGTTGCCGTCAACCTTGAGATCACCGCTCAGGCCGGGAAACCAGTAATACCCTCTGACACCAACCTCAAACGCCATGGCCGGAATAGACAGGCCCATAAAAACCGTTACAACGATCAGGCCCAACAATGCTTTTCTCATGACACGCTCCTTTCGCTGAAGATACCCTATTTCCTGTAACTTTCCATTAAATCCCATTGACCGTTTCATTCATGATTCCAATATCCCGATTCATCGGGGATACCGGATACAAACGAAAAGATCTTATCTTAAAAAGTCGCTCATTTTCAAGTCATAATCAAGTTTTGATGAAAATATAAAACGATTTGAAAAAATTCAAAAGGATTTGAACTTGGAATATCAAGCCTTGATGAAAGAACTTGAGCAGCTTGAAACGGACAAAAAAGATCTCAAACCCGGAGACGAGACTAACAGATTTAATGAAAGCGCATCCAGATTCAATCAAAAAGTCAGGGATTATGAACTTAAATGCAAGGCGTTCGAGAGCGAAGTCCGGGCCAATAAGGCTCAGGTGGATNNNNNNNNNNNNNNNNNNNNNNNNNNNNNNNNNNNNNNNNNNNNNNNNNNNNNNNNNNNNNNNNNNNNNNNNNNNNNNNNNNNNNNNNNNNNNNNNNNNNNNNNNNNNNNNNNNNNNNNNNNNATTTAAAACAGATGTAGAAAAAAGTAACGGCACATTACAGCAGTGACGACCTTCGGTATAACCGAAAGTTACCCGCATTATCCCACTTTGCGATAAATCTCTGCAGAAACCGTATAATAGAGTGTCGAATCACCGGATGAAAAGGGCCCTTCCATGCCTGTTTCCTTCATCAGCTGGTGATGGCAGTCGAAACAAGCCCAGGATTCCCAGTGAAGTCTGGCGGCATGATTGAGACAACCACCATAATACGGACAAAAGATGTTTCTGGTTCCACTTTTGCGGATCGGATTGGGATTTTGGTCCATCGTTCAGCTCCTTGATACACTTCTTTCCATAAAGCGCCTAATTACCTGTGGTTATGCCGTTCCGGTCAAAACCGAAATTCGATAAAACGGATTCGACCAATTCAAAGGTTTTATCACCGGTCCATGAGTCCTTGGCGACAAAATGATCAGCACCGGATTCAAGAGCGGCTATCCGGTATTCAGGCAGATCATATGTTGTAAAGACCACGATACATGTATTGGAATAACCTGTTTTTATTTGGCGAGTCAGGTTAAGACCCGTTATGTCCGGCAAATAAAAATCCATGAAAATCAGATGCGGCAGGCAGTCATCGATTTTATTGAGACCCTCCCTTCCTTGGGAGGCCTCCTCAATGGCAACAAACGGGAACCTGGCCTCCAGGGTTTTTCGCAGCGAGCGTCGAAAAGGGATGTTGTCATCAATGATTAGTATCGTGAACAATGGGTATACCCTCTTATGTGACTGCCATCCCGGATATTGAAGTTCCATCAGACCGAACCGATTATTAATTTCCTGTTTGCCGTTGTTCACAAAAAAACCGGAAAAGAAGCTAAATCATCCTTTACTAAATAACTTTTACATGTTAAATGGAGTGAACACTGTATATTATGCTTATTTAGGCTGTATTTTCCGCTACGGGCATACTACCTCCTCGGAGAGCACCGAATCGAAAATTGAAGCAAATGTTGGGCAGGAAGCTGCAAAACACCATCATTCCAGCGGCAGGGGGAAAATAGTAGCCACAAAAAATCATTTAACTATAGTAAGTTGTAGAAATTCTAAGACGTTAACTTATGGCAACGAAACATAGAATCATCATCGCCGAGGATCATACCATCCTCAGAGAAGGCTTGCGGGCTCTGTTGTCTTCAGATCCGAATTACGAAATCGTAGGTGAGGCCGAAGATGGTCGCGACGCCATTCGCTGTGTTGAAAAACTCATGCCGGATTTGCTGCTGATAGACCTATCCATGCCCAGGATGAACGGCATGGAGGCCATCAGAGATATTAAAAAGCGGTATCCGGGGATAAAGATAATTGCACTGACGGTGCACAAAACAGAGGAATACATACTGGCGACGCTCGAAGCCGGGGCCGACGGATATGTTCTGAAGGATGCCACCCACGGTGAACTGGCGATCGCCATCAACAGTGTCTTGTCCGGCAAACCGTTTCTGAGTCCGGGTGTGTCCGGAAAGGTGATTGAAGGGTACCTGGAAGGCAGAAAAACCTTAAGGTTCAGCTCTGCCTGGGATGCCATTTCCCAGCGCGAGCGCGAAGTTCTCAAGCTGATTGCCGAAGGGTATAAGAACAAAGAGATTGCCGCTATTCTCTTTATCAGTATAAAAACGGTGGAAAAACACCGTTCCAACCTAATGAAGAAGCTGAATCTTCACAATGCGGCTGCTCTGACGGCCTTTGCCATCGAAAAAGGGCTGATTACGCAATAAAATCGCTTCGCGATTTTATGAAACGCGGCTGCGCCGCTGATTATAGATATCAATATTGGATTAATTAAAACGCATAGATGCCCGTATAATTTTCAGGTGTAATATTTTTCAATTCGGCTTTGACGGCCGGCGGAACCTTGAGGATCTCAATAAAATCGGCAATGGTTTGCCGGTCAATATGTGAATGGGTCCGGGTCAAGGCCTTCAGGGCTTCATAGGGATGCGGGTATCCTTCGCGGCGCAAAATAGTCTGAATGGCTTCGGCCACCACCGCCCAGTTTTCCTGAAGATCGGCGCGGATGGCCTCATCATTTAAAATCAATTTCCCCAATCCTTTTAACAACGATTTCCAGGCAATCAGCGTATGCGCCAACGGCACGCCGATATTTCTGGTGACCGTCGAATCCGTCAAATCTCTTTGCAGTCTTGAAATCGGAAGCTTGGCGGCAAGATGCTCAAAAACTGCGATGGCAAGTCCAAGATTTCCTTCTGAATTTTCAAAATCGATGGGGTTGACCTTATGCGGCATGGCGGACGAACCCACCTCTCCGGGCTTGATCTTTTGTTTGAAATAATCCATGGAGATGTACGCCCAGATATCGCGGTCCAGGTCGATCAGGATCGTATTGATCCGTTTCAGGTTGTCGCAAAAGGCCGCCAGGTTGTCGTAATGTTCGATCTGGGTGGTGACACTGGAGCGTTTGAGCCCCAATACGTCGTTCACCAGACGATTTCCGAAAGCGATCCAGTCAATGTCCGGATAGGCCACGTGATGGGCGTTAAAGTTGCCGGTCGCCCCGCCGAATTTGGCGGAAAACGGAATGGTTCTCAATAGCTCTGCCTGATTCCTCAACCGATCGACAAACACATAGATTTCTTTACCCAGGATAGTCGGGGATGCCGGCTGGCCGTGGGTACGGGCCAGCATGGGAACATCTTTCCACTGAAGAGCCCTCTCTTTCAGTGCCGTGACAACCTCATCCAGAACCGGCGCCAACACCTCATGCCAGGCGTCCTTTAATGAACAGGGAATGGCGGTGTTGTTGATATCCTGGGATGTTAAACCAAAATGGATAAACTCCTTATAAGATTCCAGCTTCAGTTCATCAAACTTTTCCTTAAGATAATATTCCACTGCCTTGACATCATGATTGGTAATTGCCTCGATGTCTTTCACCCTGCGGGCCTCTTCGGCCGAAAAATCGCTATAGATCTTCCGCAGAGAACCGAACAGCCCGTGGTCGAAAGCCTTTAATTGCGGCAGCGGCAGGCTGCACAGGGCAATAAAATATTCGATCTCAACCCGCACCCGGTACCTGATCAGCGCTCCTTCGGAAAAATAGTTGCTTAACTTCTGGGTGATGTTACGATACCGGCCGTCCACAGGGGAAATGGCATTCAACGGCGTAAGTTCCATAATATTTTCCTCTTTTATTATAAAAAAATTCTGTTGAAAAATTTT includes:
- a CDS encoding ketoacyl-ACP synthase III; the protein is MKKSIIKSTGRFLPPRVVTNHDLEQWMDTSDEWIRQRTGIEKRHWIPEAGGVGSSDLGLEAAKIALERAGWQPEDIDLIIFGTLSPDIFFPGSGCLLQHKLGLETTPALDIRQQCTGFLYGLATADAFIRSGYFNRILFVGAEVHSTGLDISTRGRDVAVIFGDGAGAVCLEGVETDEAVGIVAARLHSQGEFADILTVEVPSHKLNPSINAEMIKEGRHYPFMDGRAVFKTAVRRLPQVAEATTKAAGLSIDDIDLFIPHQANLRINQAFAKAMSLPEEKVFHNIQQYGNTTAASIPIALDEAIEKNIIGRGSTVMFLALGAGLTWGAVIYRFPK
- the recD gene encoding exodeoxyribonuclease V subunit alpha; translation: MNNINLKDLYDNGIFNDIDFHFARFITGLCRQDDPYIFLGAALASHVTGTGDVYLDLAAVVETPLFENQDGAIGLKYPPLSVWTEKLRASPVVGSSGEFRPLILDEKNRLYLYRYWEYEKKLSESVIKRVQKDIDPINIPLLQDGLQRLFPMVSQEGTDWQKVAALTATLKKFCVISGGPGTGKTFTVAKILALLLEQTGGLEIFLCAPTGKAAARLSESIKATKKTLNCRQEVIDAIPSESYTIHRMLKSKQGSRYFFYNAENPLPADIVVVDEASMVDLALMSKLLAAVPIEARLILIGDKDQLASVEAGSVLGDICDRNNVHGFSLPFRKRLEQITREEFNLNSEHDQTGPGLQDCIALLTKSFRFAESSAIGKFSRSVNQGDVEKVFSVLRASQAHILWQEMSDRKELLQTLAKRLIQGYSEYLETADPHTALERFERFKILCAVNIGPLGVIALNRLAEQVLGREGLIRPKQEWYAGRPVMITRNDYNLGLFNGDMGITLPAPEAGGREELYVYFSGASGQPRRFLPHRLSEHETVFAMTVHKSQGSEFDDVLLVLPERDYPVLTRELFYTAITRARQTISIWGTADIIKAAVSRKIERTSGLRDALWEFKE
- the pgi gene encoding glucose-6-phosphate isomerase, with translation MSFQKFTDTPVWAKLKDRAAIMNRPEKHLKHLLAGKGRLETFLIKDSSMLYDYSRQRVDAATMELLFELAETRKIRQQFEAMVGGEKINTTENRAALHTATRRFCDAPVFVNGDDIMPRMRKIRDDIRAFTSRVHNREITGSSGKSFKYVVVIGIGGSYLGTEFVAGALQALADKNIDIRFLSNVDIDNFGSIAATIDPETTLWVVISKSYTTAETLANERQVQAYLKQKNLDPARHIVTVTAKGSPGDDPSNPVLASFHMFDFIGGRYSVTSAVGGVPLSLYLGYERFEAFLKGAEAMDQHAHDLPAEKNIPLIAALISIWNNNFLGYPAQAVIPYAAPLSKLAAHIQQLSMESNGKSVTKEGNRLDEPAGGIIFGEPGTNAQHSFFQLAHQGRPFPIEFIGIIRPQYDQYRNLSKGVTNHQELWSNLIAQPAALAIGKEDPNPAKSFAGNRPSSTLLLNDLSAESIGRLLAFYEAKTVFEAFIWGINPFDQFGVELGKTLATGIRKQTAAKNQNSEHCFEGLDPITEFYLNTLFSGRI
- a CDS encoding response regulator transcription factor, whose translation is MATKHRIIIAEDHTILREGLRALLSSDPNYEIVGEAEDGRDAIRCVEKLMPDLLLIDLSMPRMNGMEAIRDIKKRYPGIKIIALTVHKTEEYILATLEAGADGYVLKDATHGELAIAINSVLSGKPFLSPGVSGKVIEGYLEGRKTLRFSSAWDAISQREREVLKLIAEGYKNKEIAAILFISIKTVEKHRSNLMKKLNLHNAAALTAFAIEKGLITQ
- the recB gene encoding exodeoxyribonuclease V subunit beta encodes the protein MKPFDLANSPLAGTFLIEASAGTGKTYTIAGLYLRLILEERLLPGQILVVTFTKAATAEIKDRIRNKLLQAKSAFLSGSSTDDFVDTIVKKHDNPPLAVQLIQDALFDFDKSAVFTIHGFCQRILQENAFEAQSLFDTELVTDPSDLTQEIVDDFWRNRFYTLPPEFISYALQKISGPEFFLRLLDQKKAPEIKIVPDVEQPALTSLDDFRKIFNTLKDLWPVSRTGVMQLLKAAALNEKVYGSIKTKAEQPGVSARDLKVVSMAEAMDRYVDAKCTGFPLFENFEKFTVTKLITSTRKNHTPPSHELFDFCEELYQKGVGLEKEMERYLLFLKSECFKFVETELSARKKQANIQFFDDLLLMVKRALEDKGGNALAAAIANKYRAALVDEFQDTDSVQYEIFSRLFASKQNALFMIGDPKQSIYSFRGADIFSYMKAARQADSKYTLIENWRSTPALIKAVNTIFSNVQTPFIFKKIPFEEGIPGEKSKAVTGNAPLTLWYLPFDKATSLNKTEAIELIAAAVAAEISRLMAADPGGASDHETVDIKSGDIAVLVRTNRQAKVIKTHLAAKRIPAVIYGAGNVFDTHEALEMERILASISEPVNERLFRSALVTDMMGVSGQELDLGSEEAHWWQARLGAFREYFQVWQQYGFIRMFRLMTAGEKVRGRLLSFPDGDRRLTNVLHLAEILHQESISKKLGITGLIRWLSEQTQAVLSESEVHQLRLESDEHAVKIITIHKSKGLEFPVVFCPFGWDGSLIKRKEVSFHENTENNTLTLDIDAGPNSRHRVQAQNELLAENLRLLYVALTRAKKRCYLVWGSFKTAQTSALAYLFHCDRTHADGASGDDIVSALMKSGISIKKSQEFMADLEHLANRSEGSIELVSMPLETHQEYHPRKARGQKRFCRQFTGNIDTTWKVASYSYLISKRSFDQALPDRDTYGDASRNIPAYRRDVPENADIFSFPAGTRTGLFFHDIFEHLDFASNDPDQRKKLVTDKLKAYGFDANWQAPVNTMIQKVLVTPLPSGTTPLTLSSVQCQDRINEMEFYFPLKSITPQTLKTIFKTRAGVDISADFPQRIDKLSFPLAKGFMKGYIDLVLHAKGRYFLVDWKSNFLGSRLENYDRAALNQTMHNDYYILQYHLYTLALHRYLQSRVPGYRYETDFGGVFYIFIRGVDPDFGPDFGIYKDLPAADTIAALGRALIPGG
- a CDS encoding response regulator transcription factor, giving the protein MFTILIIDDNIPFRRSLRKTLEARFPFVAIEEASQGREGLNKIDDCLPHLIFMDFYLPDITGLNLTRQIKTGYSNTCIVVFTTYDLPEYRIAALESGADHFVAKDSWTGDKTFELVESVLSNFGFDRNGITTGN